The following coding sequences lie in one Mus musculus strain C57BL/6J chromosome 11, GRCm38.p6 C57BL/6J genomic window:
- the Odf4 gene encoding outer dense fiber protein 4 — translation MEPDLNEEESERIRTSRNRRSLEHRRNSLLPFQWKATNNSRWMAQVVASEFSLVAFLLLLVMVFSKKWLYPSKSRFHQRYPQNVTKRVYTSIHSMSTGLLYICVSKSCPSSDNGEDNFKMWTIHPVFGVAKISFTLAIGLGFVLTTWLHLPYLPCLQRMPFFGLIGIILSFCEVTLIFLTLLLFPVNLWIYELRKNISVPIGWSYFIGWLVLILYFTCGILCYLNHKNYWSLIMSSTTINTACSSLGPESLVSPSQTPSSQENSQESPKDDQKPSSPDKVVSPPQPDTTG, via the exons ATGGAACCTGACTTGAATGAGGAAGAATCCGAGAGGATAAGGACCAG CAGGAACAGGCGGTCACTGGAGCATCGTCGCAACTCCCTATTGCCCTTTCAATGGAAAGCAACAAACAACTCTCGCTGGATGGCCCAGGTGGTGGCCTCAGAGTTCAGCCTGGTGGCCTTCCTCCTGCTCCTAGTCATGGTCTTCTCCAAGAAATGGTTGTATCCCTCTAAGAGTCGTTTCCATCAGCGCTACCCCCAAAATGTCACCAAGAGAGTCTACACCTCCATCCACAGTATGTCCACAGGGCTCCTGTACATCTGCGTATCTAAAAGCTGCCCCAGCTCAGACAACGGAGAAG ACAATTTTAAGATGTGGACAATCCATCCAGTTTTTGGGGTGGCTAAGATAAGTTTCACCCTGGCCATAGGGCTGGGTTTTGTCCTCACCACCTGGCTGCACCTGCCCTACCTGCCCTGCTTGCAGAGAATGCCTTTCTTTGGCCTGATTGGAATCATCCTGAGCTTCTGTGAAG tcACCTTAATTTTCCTCACCCTCCTGTTGTTCCCTGTTAACCTCTGGATCTACGAGCTGAGGAAGAATATATCGGTTCCCATCGGCTGGAGCTATTTCATTGGTTGGCTGGTGCTCATCCTGTATTTCACTTGTG GGATTCTTTGCTACCTCAACCATAAAAACTACTGGAGTCTGATAATGAGCAGCACCACCATCAACACTGCTTGCAGCAGCTTAGGGCCAGAGTCTCTGGTGAGTCCCTCCCAGACCCCCAGCAGCCAGGAGAACAGCCAGGAGTCTCCTAAGGATGACCAAAAGCCATCAAGTCCAGATAAAGTAGTCTCACCACCCCAGCCAGACACCACTGGCTAG